Genomic segment of Caldalkalibacillus uzonensis:
GCCTTCTTGTCCGAGCACAAAATCTGAGAACTTTTGGGCTTGTTCCATCTTGTTGGTATGAACAGGAATCGCCAAGGCCTGAAGAATTGGTTCATGGAGATCATCATCGATCAGAAAAAAATCCAATTGAGAATCTATCACTAATGCGAGTGCCACAACGCCTATATCAGCGTTGCCTGTCTCAACAAATTGGTGTGTTTGTCGAATGTTGTCTCCAAAAACCAGTTTCTCCTGTATCGCTTCCCAAATCCCCATTGTCATAAAAGCTTCTTTAGCAGCCTGTCCATAAGGGGCATGTTCTGGATTGGCAATCGCAATTGTTTGGACACTTGGGTCGAGCAGAGTTTCAGATGTAATTTGAGTAAATTGTCCTCTCGGTGTTAAAAAGCCAATCCGGCCAAGTGCATAATAGGCTTTCGTATCTGCTGCAACCACAACCTTGTCAATTAAATCATCAACATATGATTCATGAGCAGCAGCAAACAGATCAAAGGGCGCCCCTTGTGAAATTTGTTGGCTGAGATTGCCTGTTGAACCAAATGTAAACG
This window contains:
- the modA gene encoding molybdate ABC transporter substrate-binding protein, giving the protein MHKLIILFMLILLIGCDNENMHKEEMTVAAAADLYHAFTEIGEAFTEQTGIDVTFTFGSTGNLSQQISQGAPFDLFAAAHESYVDDLIDKVVVAADTKAYYALGRIGFLTPRGQFTQITSETLLDPSVQTIAIANPEHAPYGQAAKEAFMTMGIWEAIQEKLVFGDNIRQTHQFVETGNADIGVVALALVIDSQLDFFLIDDDLHEPILQALAIPVHTNKMEQAQKFSDFVLGQEGREILVQYGFELPGE